The following are encoded in a window of Streptomyces sp. Go-475 genomic DNA:
- a CDS encoding DUF2617 family protein, which produces MLTTLNTSYSDTRASDLAWALGREPLPALATLDLELAGSRLQLRLLGASHQVLLEEERGVCSETVACIPGSSTPLPLGVAKRVGDWEYEFAARVEVLSPGSFAGRAQELLALVSDHPHGLAGVFPGSPHAFTALLAQHHEGQVHWRTWHAYPQDGQLVATRTRVGVRVPAAVTAP; this is translated from the coding sequence ATGCTCACGACCCTGAACACCTCCTACAGCGATACGCGCGCGTCCGATCTCGCCTGGGCCCTGGGACGCGAGCCGCTTCCCGCGCTGGCCACGCTCGACCTCGAACTGGCGGGCAGCAGACTGCAGTTGCGACTCCTCGGCGCGTCCCACCAGGTGCTGCTGGAGGAGGAGCGGGGCGTCTGCTCGGAGACGGTGGCGTGCATCCCGGGCAGCAGCACCCCGCTGCCGCTCGGCGTCGCCAAGCGGGTCGGCGACTGGGAGTACGAGTTCGCGGCCCGGGTCGAGGTCCTCTCACCCGGCTCCTTCGCGGGCCGCGCCCAGGAGTTGCTCGCCCTCGTCTCCGACCATCCGCACGGCCTCGCCGGCGTCTTCCCCGGCAGCCCGCACGCCTTCACGGCCCTGCTCGCCCAGCACCACGAGGGGCAGGTGCACTGGCGGACCTGGCACGCGTACCCGCAGGACGGCCAGTTGGTGGCGACCCGTACGAGAGTGGGCGTCCGGGTGCCGGCGGCGGTCACCGCGCCCTGA
- a CDS encoding polyamine aminopropyltransferase, with product MIEPHVPAPPGSPPPWSAPDGPGGPARLPVRPGTGRFLVLAGVFVCAACGLVYELELVALASYLMGDSVTQASVVLSVMVFAMGIGSLAAKRLRGLAAAGFGAVEATLALVGGCSALALYAVFAWTGDWGGMWASGPRCLLVAFSLATGLLIGAEIPLLMELIQRIRREDAGGAVADLFAADYVGALVGGLAFPFLLLPFLGQLTGALLTGAVNAVVGGALVLGLFRRDLSRRARWLLLLGNALVLAILASAALLVDDFERAARHAVYGEDVRVALQSDVQEVVLTGGTPGRPLDLFLDGRLRVSGRDELRYHEALVHPAMNGPHARVLILGGGDGLAAREVLRHPGVDRVDVVELDAEVVRLARTDPALSALNQHAFGDPRAHVTTGDAFGWLRSAPPAAYDVVVSDLPDPGITASTKLYSQEFYGLARRVLAPGGRLVVHAGPVAASPRVYWTVEATVRAAGFRTAPYGTGGRHTGFAVGPDRTPADRSDAPRDWGFVLAARTEPRARLDPDGPRPRVLTDASLAAGARAARETRIAGLPASTLVHPRY from the coding sequence GTGATCGAGCCGCACGTGCCCGCCCCGCCCGGTTCCCCACCGCCCTGGAGCGCCCCGGACGGCCCCGGCGGTCCGGCGCGGCTGCCCGTCCGACCCGGCACCGGACGGTTTCTGGTCCTCGCGGGCGTGTTCGTCTGCGCGGCCTGCGGACTCGTGTACGAACTGGAACTCGTCGCGCTCGCCTCGTACTTGATGGGCGACTCGGTCACCCAGGCGTCCGTCGTGCTCTCCGTCATGGTCTTCGCCATGGGCATCGGCTCCCTCGCCGCGAAACGGCTGCGCGGGCTCGCCGCGGCCGGCTTCGGCGCCGTCGAGGCCACCCTCGCCCTCGTCGGCGGGTGCAGCGCGCTGGCCCTGTACGCCGTCTTCGCCTGGACCGGCGACTGGGGCGGGATGTGGGCCAGCGGACCGCGCTGCCTGCTCGTCGCGTTCTCCCTCGCCACCGGGCTGCTCATCGGCGCCGAGATCCCGCTGCTGATGGAGCTGATCCAGCGCATCCGCCGCGAGGACGCGGGCGGCGCCGTGGCCGACCTGTTCGCCGCGGACTACGTCGGCGCCCTCGTCGGCGGCCTCGCCTTCCCCTTCCTGCTCCTGCCGTTCCTCGGGCAGCTCACCGGCGCGCTGCTCACCGGCGCCGTCAACGCGGTCGTCGGCGGCGCGCTGGTGCTCGGGCTGTTCCGCCGGGACCTGAGCCGGCGCGCGCGGTGGCTGCTGCTGCTCGGCAACGCGCTCGTGCTGGCGATCCTCGCCTCGGCCGCCCTCCTCGTCGACGACTTCGAACGGGCCGCGCGGCACGCCGTGTACGGAGAGGACGTACGGGTGGCGCTCCAGTCGGACGTGCAGGAAGTCGTCCTCACCGGCGGCACGCCCGGCCGGCCCCTCGACCTGTTCCTCGACGGCCGGCTGCGGGTCAGCGGGCGCGACGAACTGCGCTACCACGAGGCCCTCGTCCACCCCGCGATGAACGGGCCGCACGCGCGCGTGCTCATCCTCGGCGGCGGCGACGGCCTCGCGGCCCGCGAGGTGCTGCGCCACCCCGGAGTGGACCGGGTCGACGTCGTCGAACTCGACGCGGAGGTGGTCCGGCTGGCCCGCACCGACCCGGCCCTGTCCGCGCTGAACCAGCACGCCTTCGGCGACCCCCGCGCACACGTGACGACCGGCGACGCCTTCGGCTGGCTGCGCTCGGCGCCCCCGGCGGCGTACGACGTGGTCGTCTCGGACCTGCCGGACCCGGGCATCACGGCGAGCACGAAGCTGTACTCGCAGGAGTTCTACGGCCTCGCGCGGCGCGTGCTGGCCCCCGGCGGCCGGCTCGTCGTGCACGCCGGGCCGGTCGCGGCCAGCCCCCGCGTGTACTGGACGGTGGAGGCGACGGTGCGCGCGGCCGGCTTCCGCACCGCCCCGTACGGCACGGGCGGGCGGCACACCGGTTTCGCCGTCGGCCCCGACCGCACGCCCGCCGACCGCTCCGACGCGCCCCGGGACTGGGGTTTCGTCCTGGCCGCCCGCACCGAGCCGCGGGCGCGCCTCGACCCGGACGGCCCGCGCCCCCGCGTCCTCACGGACGCGTCCCTCGCGGCGGGCGCGCGGGCGGCGCGGGAGACGCGGATCGCGGGGCTGCCGGCGTCGACGCTGGTGCACCCGCGGTACTGA
- a CDS encoding SRPBCC domain-containing protein — protein sequence MEHEVFVPVPAERLREVLDDPARVARAVPGLQQDAGAEPVAGRLKLRVGSHSVTYRGALRLSRRDDGAYAVEGEAEESRGSGSVTLAVRIALREADDGCTVVFDGTASAKGRITDLPPDAVEGAVTRLLNRFAEHLAAAAPDPTAPLATQDFEPRATTDYETTPDADDTPPPPPPARTEEGAAGDSGTVDDEAPGESDEDAPGVAEAAHARRTMIGRSAEEVDHAPPRGRYAPVPAPQTVSPPAPLRWAAPAAALAVASAIVAVRALRRRR from the coding sequence ATGGAGCACGAGGTGTTCGTTCCGGTTCCGGCCGAGCGGCTCAGGGAGGTGCTGGACGACCCCGCGCGGGTCGCCCGGGCGGTCCCCGGGCTCCAGCAGGACGCCGGCGCCGAGCCCGTCGCCGGGCGGCTGAAGCTCCGGGTCGGCAGCCACTCCGTCACGTACCGGGGGGCGCTACGGCTGTCCCGACGGGACGACGGGGCGTACGCCGTCGAGGGCGAGGCGGAGGAGTCGCGCGGCAGCGGCTCGGTCACGCTCGCGGTGCGGATCGCCCTGCGGGAGGCGGACGACGGCTGCACCGTGGTGTTCGACGGGACGGCCTCGGCGAAGGGACGGATCACCGACCTCCCGCCGGACGCGGTGGAGGGTGCCGTCACCCGGCTGCTGAACCGTTTCGCGGAGCACCTCGCCGCGGCCGCCCCGGACCCGACCGCGCCCCTCGCCACCCAGGACTTCGAACCCCGGGCCACGACGGACTACGAGACCACCCCGGACGCCGACGACACGCCCCCGCCCCCGCCCCCGGCGCGGACGGAGGAGGGCGCGGCCGGGGATTCCGGGACGGTGGACGACGAGGCCCCGGGGGAGAGCGACGAGGACGCCCCGGGTGTCGCCGAGGCGGCGCACGCGCGGCGGACGATGATCGGGCGCAGTGCCGAGGAGGTGGACCACGCCCCGCCGCGCGGCCGGTACGCCCCCGTCCCCGCACCCCAGACGGTGTCACCGCCCGCCCCGCTGCGCTGGGCCGCCCCCGCCGCGGCCCTGGCCGTGGCATCGGCCATCGTGGCGGTCCGGGCCCTGCGCAGACGCCGCTGA
- a CDS encoding aldose 1-epimerase, producing MSDEEITLTAGDAEATVQPGNGGRVGGLRIGGVELLRQGERFGCFPMVPWCGRVRDGRFLDGGVVRQLPLNAPPHAIHGTARDRAWRTARTSTAEAVLTCELTDPWPRPGRVTQVVALTEDTLTLTMSVETYESSFPAQIGWHPWFNRNLGGEDVRLDFDPAWQEERGADHLPTGNRLDPQPGPWDDCFGMPGGVDVTLTWPGQLELKVTSREEWVVVYDEQAEAVCVEPQTGPPNGLNTLPRLVTPLEPLEATTTWRWRRL from the coding sequence GTGAGTGACGAAGAGATCACGCTGACCGCGGGCGACGCGGAGGCGACCGTGCAGCCGGGCAACGGCGGCCGGGTCGGAGGGCTGCGGATCGGCGGCGTCGAACTGCTGCGGCAGGGCGAGCGGTTCGGCTGCTTCCCGATGGTGCCGTGGTGCGGGCGGGTCCGGGACGGGCGCTTCCTGGACGGCGGCGTCGTACGGCAGCTGCCCCTCAACGCCCCGCCGCACGCCATCCACGGCACCGCCCGCGACCGCGCCTGGCGCACCGCCCGCACGAGCACGGCCGAGGCCGTCCTCACCTGCGAGCTGACCGACCCCTGGCCCCGCCCGGGCCGCGTCACCCAGGTCGTCGCCCTCACCGAGGACACGCTGACGCTGACCATGTCCGTCGAGACGTACGAGTCGTCCTTCCCGGCCCAGATCGGCTGGCACCCCTGGTTCAACCGGAACCTCGGCGGCGAGGACGTCCGCCTCGACTTCGACCCCGCCTGGCAGGAGGAGCGCGGCGCCGACCACCTGCCCACCGGCAACCGCCTCGACCCCCAGCCCGGCCCCTGGGACGACTGCTTCGGCATGCCCGGCGGAGTCGACGTGACCCTCACCTGGCCCGGGCAGCTGGAACTGAAGGTGACCAGCCGGGAGGAGTGGGTGGTCGTCTACGACGAGCAGGCGGAGGCCGTGTGCGTGGAGCCGCAGACCGGGCCGCCCAACGGGCTCAACACCCTGCCGCGCCTGGTCACGCCCCTGGAGCCGCTGGAGGCCACCACCACCTGGCGCTGGCGCCGCCTCTAA
- the pyrE gene encoding orotate phosphoribosyltransferase yields the protein MTDTRGALLQQIKDKAVVHGKVTLSSGLEADYYVDLRRVTLDGEAAPLVGQVLLDLTADLDFDAVGGLTMGADPVAAAMLHAAAARGKRLDAFVVRKAAKAHGLQRRVEGPDIAGRRVLVVEDTSTTGGSPLTAVEAVREAGAEVVAVATIVDRATGAAEKIQEGAGVPYLFAFSKDELGLD from the coding sequence ATGACGGACACACGCGGCGCGCTGCTGCAGCAGATCAAGGACAAGGCCGTGGTGCACGGCAAGGTGACGCTGTCGTCGGGTCTGGAGGCCGACTACTACGTCGACCTCCGCCGCGTCACCCTCGACGGTGAGGCCGCCCCGCTGGTCGGGCAGGTGCTGCTGGACCTGACCGCCGACCTGGACTTCGACGCCGTCGGCGGCCTGACCATGGGCGCCGACCCGGTCGCCGCCGCGATGCTGCACGCGGCCGCCGCGCGCGGGAAGCGCCTGGACGCGTTCGTCGTGCGCAAGGCCGCCAAGGCGCACGGGCTGCAGCGGCGCGTCGAGGGCCCGGACATCGCGGGCCGTCGCGTGCTGGTCGTCGAGGACACCTCCACCACCGGCGGCTCCCCGCTCACCGCCGTCGAGGCCGTGCGCGAGGCCGGGGCCGAGGTCGTCGCCGTCGCGACCATCGTCGACCGGGCGACCGGCGCCGCCGAGAAGATCCAGGAGGGCGCCGGGGTGCCGTACCTGTTCGCCTTCTCCAAGGACGAGCTGGGCCTCGACTGA
- the fbaA gene encoding class II fructose-bisphosphate aldolase, whose amino-acid sequence MPIATPEVYNEMLDRAKAGKFAYPAINVTSTQTLHAALRGFAEAESDGIVQISTGGAEFLGGQYNKDMVTGAVALAEFAHIVAEKYPVNIALHTDHCPKDKLDGYVRPLLALSKKRVDAGLAPLFQSHMWDGSAETLADNLEIAQELLEQARAAKIILEVEITPTGGEEDGVSHEINDSLYTTVDDAIRTAEALGLGEKGRYLLAASFGNVHGVYKPGNVVLRPELLKELNEGVAAKFGKASPFDFVFHGGSGSTEEEIRTALENGVVKMNIDTDTQYAFTRPVADHMFRNYDGVLKVDGEVGNKKTYDPRTWGKLAEASMAARVVEACGHLRSTGTKIK is encoded by the coding sequence ATGCCCATCGCAACTCCCGAGGTCTACAACGAGATGCTGGACCGGGCGAAGGCAGGGAAGTTCGCCTACCCGGCCATCAACGTGACCTCCACCCAGACCCTGCACGCGGCCCTGCGCGGTTTCGCTGAGGCGGAGAGCGACGGCATCGTCCAGATCTCCACGGGTGGCGCCGAGTTCCTGGGCGGCCAGTACAACAAGGACATGGTGACCGGCGCGGTCGCCCTGGCCGAGTTCGCGCACATCGTCGCCGAGAAGTACCCGGTGAACATCGCGCTGCACACGGACCACTGCCCCAAGGACAAGCTCGACGGGTACGTACGTCCGCTGCTGGCCCTGTCCAAGAAGCGCGTGGACGCCGGTCTGGCCCCGCTGTTCCAGTCGCACATGTGGGACGGCTCCGCCGAGACCCTCGCCGACAACCTGGAGATCGCGCAGGAGCTGCTGGAGCAGGCCCGCGCCGCGAAGATCATCCTCGAGGTGGAGATCACCCCGACCGGTGGCGAGGAGGACGGCGTCTCCCACGAGATCAACGACTCCCTGTACACCACGGTCGACGACGCGATCCGCACCGCCGAGGCCCTCGGCCTGGGCGAGAAGGGCCGCTACCTGCTCGCCGCGTCCTTCGGCAACGTGCACGGCGTGTACAAGCCGGGCAACGTCGTCCTCCGCCCCGAGCTGCTGAAGGAGCTGAACGAGGGCGTCGCCGCCAAGTTCGGCAAGGCCTCGCCGTTCGACTTCGTCTTCCACGGCGGCTCCGGCTCCACGGAGGAGGAGATCCGCACGGCGCTGGAGAACGGCGTCGTGAAGATGAACATCGACACGGACACCCAGTACGCCTTCACGCGCCCGGTCGCGGACCACATGTTCCGCAACTACGACGGCGTCCTGAAGGTCGACGGCGAGGTCGGCAACAAGAAGACCTACGACCCGCGCACCTGGGGCAAGCTCGCCGAGGCCTCCATGGCCGCGCGCGTCGTCGAGGCCTGCGGCCACCTGCGCTCGACCGGCACGAAGATCAAGTAA
- a CDS encoding DUF3151 domain-containing protein, with protein sequence MSIHENLLGGPPPTHLPDDPGPREMLASGASPVDVAAAHPTSSLAWAQLADEAFERGAAVESYAYARTGYHRGLDALRRNGWKGHGPVPWEHEPNRGFLRALHALARAAQAIGEQEEYERCSQFLKDSSPTAAQVLG encoded by the coding sequence ATGTCCATTCACGAGAACCTCCTCGGGGGTCCGCCCCCGACGCATCTCCCCGACGACCCCGGGCCCCGGGAAATGCTCGCGTCGGGTGCTTCGCCCGTCGACGTCGCCGCAGCTCACCCCACCTCCTCGCTCGCCTGGGCGCAGCTCGCCGACGAGGCGTTCGAGCGGGGCGCGGCCGTGGAGTCGTACGCGTACGCCCGTACGGGCTACCACCGCGGTCTGGACGCGCTGCGCCGCAACGGCTGGAAGGGCCACGGCCCGGTGCCGTGGGAGCACGAGCCGAACCGCGGCTTCCTGCGGGCCCTGCACGCCCTGGCCCGTGCCGCGCAGGCGATCGGCGAGCAGGAGGAGTACGAGCGCTGCTCGCAGTTCCTGAAGGACTCCTCGCCGACGGCGGCGCAGGTCCTGGGCTGA
- a CDS encoding tryptophan 2,3-dioxygenase family protein: protein MSHEAHEPETPHLDFQGTTPYEDYVKADVLTHLQHTLSDDPGEMVFLVTTQVMELWFTVIVHEWETAARALRGDDVPTATAALKRSVRELEALNASWRPLAQLTPAQFNSYRGALGEGSGFQSAMYRRLEFLLGEKSASMLVPHRGAPRAHAELEKALHEPSLYDEVVRLLARRGHDIPEAVLRRDVSRRYEPSPEVEAAWAAVYSGDESDELARLGEALSDVAELVWRWRNDHLVATRRAMGAKAGTGGSAGVAWLEKRAQKNVFPELWTARSYV, encoded by the coding sequence ATGTCCCACGAGGCTCACGAGCCCGAGACCCCGCATCTCGACTTCCAGGGCACGACGCCGTACGAGGACTACGTCAAGGCGGACGTGCTCACCCACCTCCAGCACACCCTCTCCGACGATCCCGGAGAGATGGTCTTCCTGGTGACGACCCAGGTGATGGAGCTGTGGTTCACCGTCATCGTCCACGAGTGGGAGACGGCGGCCCGCGCGCTCAGGGGCGACGACGTGCCCACCGCCACCGCCGCGCTGAAGCGGTCCGTGCGCGAGCTGGAGGCGCTGAACGCCTCCTGGAGGCCGCTGGCCCAGCTCACGCCGGCCCAGTTCAACTCGTACCGCGGCGCCCTCGGCGAGGGCTCCGGCTTCCAGTCGGCGATGTACCGGCGCCTGGAGTTCCTGCTCGGCGAGAAGTCCGCGTCCATGCTCGTCCCGCACCGGGGTGCGCCGCGGGCGCACGCCGAGCTGGAGAAGGCGCTGCACGAGCCGAGCCTGTACGACGAGGTCGTGCGGCTGCTCGCGCGGCGCGGGCACGACATCCCGGAGGCCGTGCTGCGGCGCGACGTGTCCCGGCGCTACGAGCCGTCGCCGGAGGTGGAGGCGGCCTGGGCGGCCGTCTACTCCGGTGACGAGAGCGACGAGCTCGCCCGCCTCGGCGAGGCGCTGAGCGATGTCGCCGAGCTGGTGTGGCGCTGGCGCAACGACCATCTCGTCGCCACGCGGCGCGCGATGGGCGCCAAGGCCGGCACGGGCGGTTCCGCCGGGGTGGCCTGGCTGGAGAAGCGCGCGCAGAAGAACGTCTTCCCCGAGCTGTGGACGGCGCGGTCGTATGTCTGA
- the kynU gene encoding kynureninase, translating into MSELSVRAEKLDAADELGGKRGEFVLDDVVYLDGNSLGALPAVVPGRVEDVVRRQWGELRIRSWEESGWWTAPERIGDRIAPLVGAASGQIVVGDSTSVNVFKALVGAVRMAEEGRDEIVIDATTFPTDGYIAESAARLTGRTLRPVAPADVPAALGDRTAAVLLNHVDYRTGRLHDLPGLTAAVHRAGAYVVWDLCHSAGALPVGLDEHGVDLAVGCTYKYLNGGPGSPAYLYVRRELQDRFDSPLPGWNSHAEPFGMRTGYEPASGAPRGRVGTPDILSMLALEAALEVWDGVSVAAVRAKSLALTDFFLECVAEYVPEGRVECVTPVAHEERGSQVALRCGDAGDVMKRLIEQGVVGDFRAPDVLRFGFTPLYVGFAEVERAARVLARTLA; encoded by the coding sequence ATGTCTGAGCTGAGCGTGCGCGCGGAGAAGCTGGACGCCGCCGACGAACTGGGCGGCAAGCGCGGCGAGTTCGTCCTCGACGACGTGGTCTACCTCGACGGCAACTCCCTCGGCGCGCTGCCGGCCGTCGTGCCCGGGCGGGTCGAGGACGTCGTCCGCCGCCAGTGGGGCGAACTGCGCATCCGGTCCTGGGAGGAGAGCGGCTGGTGGACCGCGCCCGAGCGGATCGGAGACCGGATCGCCCCGCTGGTCGGGGCCGCGTCCGGGCAGATCGTGGTCGGGGACTCCACCAGCGTCAACGTCTTCAAGGCACTGGTGGGCGCGGTGCGCATGGCCGAGGAGGGGCGCGACGAGATCGTCATCGACGCCACGACCTTCCCGACCGACGGGTACATCGCCGAGTCCGCCGCCCGGCTGACCGGCCGCACGCTGCGGCCCGTGGCACCGGCGGACGTCCCGGCCGCGCTGGGCGACCGTACCGCCGCCGTGCTCCTCAACCACGTCGACTACCGCACCGGCCGGCTGCACGACCTGCCGGGACTGACGGCCGCCGTGCACCGGGCCGGGGCGTACGTCGTGTGGGACCTGTGCCACAGCGCGGGCGCGCTGCCGGTCGGGCTCGACGAGCACGGGGTGGACCTGGCGGTCGGCTGCACCTACAAGTACCTGAACGGCGGGCCTGGTTCACCGGCGTACCTGTATGTGCGGCGGGAGCTGCAGGACAGGTTCGACTCGCCGCTGCCCGGCTGGAACTCCCACGCCGAGCCGTTCGGGATGCGGACCGGCTACGAGCCGGCCTCCGGTGCCCCGCGCGGCCGGGTCGGTACGCCCGACATCCTCTCCATGCTCGCCCTGGAAGCGGCCCTGGAGGTGTGGGACGGGGTGTCGGTGGCGGCCGTGCGGGCCAAGTCCCTCGCGCTGACGGACTTCTTCCTGGAGTGCGTCGCGGAGTACGTGCCCGAGGGGCGGGTCGAGTGCGTGACGCCGGTGGCGCACGAGGAGCGGGGCAGCCAGGTCGCGCTGCGCTGCGGTGACGCCGGTGACGTGATGAAACGGCTGATCGAGCAGGGTGTGGTCGGCGACTTCCGGGCGCCGGACGTGCTGCGCTTCGGGTTCACCCCGCTGTACGTCGGGTTCGCCGAGGTGGAGCGGGCGGCCCGGGTGCTGGCCCGGACGCTGGCGTGA
- a CDS encoding alpha/beta hydrolase: MTDDVAAARAAAEEKSVFSHAPVDPDATAAYGDHPDQVIDFYAPRGQGGPGGPAPVVLVLHGGAWRAPYDRRHVSPFADFLARRGFAVASAEYRRGGGDDPVAGRWPDTFDDVAAALEALPALVRELLPQADPRRTVLTGHSAGGHLALWGAARHVLPADSPWRAGGPAALRGVVALAPIADLAVADKLDVCGGAVRQLLGGDEHFAERQPYADPALLLPTGIATTLVQGRADLVVPQAVAESYADAAAKAGEMVGVTLLEDVGHFPLIDPAADACAVVAEEIAQLAW; encoded by the coding sequence ATGACGGACGACGTCGCAGCAGCACGGGCCGCGGCCGAGGAGAAGTCGGTGTTCTCCCACGCGCCCGTCGACCCCGACGCCACCGCGGCCTACGGCGACCACCCCGACCAGGTGATCGACTTCTACGCCCCGCGCGGGCAGGGCGGCCCGGGCGGCCCCGCCCCGGTCGTCCTCGTACTGCACGGCGGTGCCTGGCGCGCGCCGTACGACCGGCGCCACGTCAGCCCCTTCGCGGACTTCCTCGCCCGCCGCGGGTTCGCCGTGGCCAGCGCCGAGTACCGGCGCGGTGGCGGCGACGACCCCGTGGCGGGCCGCTGGCCCGACACCTTCGACGACGTCGCCGCCGCGCTGGAGGCCCTCCCCGCGCTGGTCCGGGAGCTGCTGCCGCAGGCCGACCCGCGCCGGACGGTCCTCACCGGGCACTCGGCGGGCGGGCACCTCGCGCTGTGGGGCGCGGCCCGGCACGTCCTGCCGGCGGACTCGCCCTGGCGCGCCGGTGGCCCGGCGGCCCTGCGCGGCGTCGTCGCCCTCGCCCCGATCGCGGACCTCGCGGTCGCCGACAAGCTGGACGTGTGCGGGGGTGCCGTGCGCCAACTCCTCGGCGGCGACGAGCACTTCGCCGAGCGGCAGCCGTACGCGGACCCGGCGCTGCTGCTGCCCACCGGCATCGCCACCACCCTCGTCCAGGGCCGCGCGGACCTCGTGGTGCCGCAGGCGGTCGCCGAGTCGTACGCGGACGCGGCGGCGAAGGCCGGGGAGATGGTGGGGGTGACGCTGCTCGAGGACGTCGGGCACTTCCCGCTCATCGACCCGGCGGCGGACGCCTGCGCCGTGGTGGCGGAGGAGATCGCGCAGCTGGCCTGGTGA
- a CDS encoding alpha/beta hydrolase has product MGWASGYRRRAGRWRRAVLAALVTGAVVLPLSGAVRPDIPAPAPASLAPLSAATLADAYAANRANAAEAARMAAAHHDRDRAATDRSLAAPARHLLRFDGRGPGRVTEVLGDLAQADRIAVLVPGSDTSLDTYGRFHAAASALYGQLARQAPAGTRTAVVAWLGYETPGTVSTTVTTTGRAEQAAPGLRALVADLRAVSAGAPRIALLCHSYGSVVCGRAAPGLAVDDIALLGSPGTGAGSAAALHTRARVWAARGADDWVAHVPHVSAGLFGTTVGFGTDPVSRAFGARVFAAGDGGHSDYFSPGSTSLANLARIVLGESEAVTHD; this is encoded by the coding sequence ATGGGGTGGGCATCGGGATACCGCCGGCGCGCCGGGCGGTGGCGCCGGGCCGTGCTGGCCGCCCTGGTCACGGGCGCGGTGGTGCTCCCGCTCTCCGGCGCGGTGCGGCCGGACATCCCCGCGCCGGCACCCGCGTCCCTCGCCCCGCTCAGCGCGGCCACACTCGCCGACGCGTACGCGGCGAACCGCGCCAACGCCGCCGAGGCGGCCCGCATGGCCGCGGCCCACCACGACCGGGACCGGGCCGCGACGGACCGTTCCCTGGCCGCCCCGGCCCGGCACCTCCTCCGGTTCGACGGCCGCGGCCCCGGCCGGGTGACGGAGGTCCTGGGCGACCTCGCCCAGGCCGACCGCATCGCCGTCCTGGTGCCCGGCTCCGACACGAGCCTCGACACCTACGGCCGGTTCCACGCCGCCGCCTCCGCCCTGTACGGGCAGCTCGCCCGGCAGGCCCCGGCGGGCACGCGCACCGCGGTCGTGGCCTGGCTGGGCTACGAGACGCCGGGCACGGTCAGCACCACCGTCACGACGACCGGCAGGGCGGAGCAGGCGGCCCCGGGGCTGCGCGCGCTCGTGGCCGACCTGCGGGCCGTCTCGGCCGGCGCACCGCGCATCGCGCTGCTGTGCCACTCCTACGGCTCGGTCGTCTGCGGCCGGGCCGCGCCCGGACTCGCCGTCGACGACATCGCGCTCCTCGGCAGCCCCGGCACCGGCGCCGGCTCCGCCGCCGCCCTGCACACCCGCGCCCGCGTCTGGGCGGCCCGCGGCGCCGACGACTGGGTGGCGCACGTCCCGCACGTCAGCGCCGGCCTGTTCGGCACCACGGTCGGCTTCGGCACCGACCCCGTCTCCCGGGCCTTCGGCGCCCGGGTCTTCGCGGCCGGCGACGGCGGCCACAGCGACTACTTCAGCCCGGGTTCGACGTCCCTCGCCAACCTGGCGCGGATCGTCCTGGGCGAGAGCGAGGCGGTGACCCATGACTGA